A window of Fusarium musae strain F31 chromosome 1, whole genome shotgun sequence genomic DNA:
CATCTCGCTATGCGCTTCAACATACCTCCCGTAGGAACTGTCGCCCACGAGTGGTTCATGGGTGTTGCCGCTATTATCGGTGACTACAGGTCTGCTACTGAGGTTGCGCTGCGACACTGGGTAGCTTGTTTCGGTAACAAGCTCGGTATTGCTTTGACCGACACCTTTGGAACTCAAGAGTTTCTGCGAGCTTTCACCCAGCCTGTGCAAACTATCGAGGGTGGCTTCCCAGCAGAGACCTTCAAGAAGGCTGACGGAACCATGAAGACATATGCGGAGACTTTTGCTGGTATTCGTCAAGATTCTGGCGACCCTGCAGAGTACACCAAGTGGATGAAAGAGTTCTACGATAAACAGGGTATTACCGACAAGAAGCTGATTGTCTTCTCTGACTCGCTGAACATTGAGAGGTGTCTcgagtataaaaagattgcTGAGGACCTTGGCTTCCAGCCAACATTTGGTGTGGGAACATACCTTACCAACGACTTTGTGCACCTCACGACTGGCAAAAAGTCAGTGCCTCTGAACATTGTCATCAAGATCAGCTCGGCGGCAGGCCGCCCAGCTGTCAAGATCAGGTGAGTGCTCCGTATCTAGATTCGCAATATTATCAACTGACCCGCTATAGTGACAACATCGGGAAGAACACGGGCGACAAGGAGACTGTGGAGAAGGTCAAGCAGGAGCTTGGTTATGTCGAGCGCGAGTGGAAGGAGGGCGACGAAACTTCTCGATGGGGCAAGGAATAAGGAGAAAATAGACCAAGATACCAGGCAAACATTGCCGATTTGATTAAGGGAGGGCCGCATAAGCACCAGAAAAGAGACGGGAAACAGCGCAAGCTTGGATTATCTGAGACCAATCGGTTATGCTGTAATGCTGGTTTAGATCTGAACGCCGCTCAATCACAGAAAATGGTGTTAAACTGAGTTGGGTATCTGCGTAGCCTACAAACAAGCTGAATAAGTAGTGAGTCCATTCCAAACCTCACGCCGCATAGTTCTACACATGCAAAATGCAGCCATAAATCATTACTCGTCTGTAGTCTCGACGATGGGTGTCAGACCAACCTCCGTTCTCGCCCAAGTGATACACTCTCGCCACTCCGACATAGTCATAACTTCAAATTCAGGATCGGGTTCCCACAGCATCTCCGAGACTTCGTTCACCATCTTCTTACCAAACGTACCAACCCACCAAGCGATCTTGCCCAACGTGTCAAGCTGCACTCCCCAGAACACCATAAGAAGCAAAGCAACTGGATCCGAACTCTTGAGCGCTAGCCCAAACTCTCGTCCTGCAAGAGCTGGAAACCCTATAGCCATTCCTTTGAATACATCTTTGGAATCTTGAACGAAACACGTTTGTATGGCGGAGAAGCTGGTGCGGTAAGAGCTGATTCGGACGCTGGCTTCGGACTGGTTGTGGGGAGTTGAACCAGACGGTGCTTCGCAGGCTTTGTTGATGATAGTGCTTAGACTCTCCAGAGCTTCCTCAGTTTCTTTGCTCAAAGATGTAGGCGTCTCAGTCTGAAGTTGTGTCCGTAACATTAGAGCCTCTGTAGATCGTGATAAAGCTCCTGATATCAAAGCGTCGAAGTGCTGATTGGCGATAGAGGCATTTCCCATGAGAAGCTCCCACAATGTGACCATGCGTTCCAAAACACCCTCGTGAAGTTCTTCGAAAGCACTGCATTGGCCGAGAGCCATGttaacagcaacagcaaggaaGGAGAACATGAAGATCTTCTGGGCATTCTCAGAGTTGACGTTCTCAAGCTGTGCTCTGAACGAGCGGCTTGCTTTATCGTAGTACTCCACCGCCAACTTGGCGTAATAAGTGTCATagtcttcttcaacgacCACAGCACCGCCGCAGAGCGCGACTTGGAGAGCTGAGAAGGCAAACATGCCTTGTAGGAGATATTCGTGTTTAAGGGCCCAGCTAGCCATGTCTTCTTGTAGCCATTGGTTATCCTCAGGGATACTCGCCAGGCTTTTGTAGCTTGATGATGTCCAGCGGTGCATGAGTTCAAGTTCTATTCTGCGTCTGGTCTCTGTTGCTGGGAGTTGGGTTGGTGGCTCGGTGAGATATGAGCAGCCTTCTAAATTGCGGGCTAGACAGTTGGTGCAAGGAGGGCCTCCCTCGTCACACTGAGAGGGTCAATCATTTATTCTGAAATTTGGTGAGGGTATGTACTTTGACATGGCGCTTTTTGCAGTTTCGACAGCCGTGTCGAGACTTGTTGTGAGTCCTTCGTTTCATCATGATGGCAGGGAATGCCAGTCAACAAGGGCAACGGTAGCTGTGTTGAAGGGCGATGACAATGGATGATAGTCATGAGATAAGTGAATTCGATTTCATGCAAAATGAAGGGGATTGATGAGATGGTATAAGAGTTGAGGTTATAGCTGAAGCCTGGGATATAGTGAGGTGGCTGTGCTTATGGCTAATCCCCTCATGGGTATAGGTGAAGCTGACGAATGAGGTTCAAGAATGCTCTCCTTGAACGAAACGAACAGTATATGCCAAGAAATTCTATCTAACCAAAGAACATTGTTTTTTAGACTAGAGAATATGAATGCGTGATTAGAAGGACATGATCTCGGCCTATTGAGCCCTGGCTCGCGATGACTGTCAGATGGATGCAATTCTAATGGAATTTAATTGTTCATTCAATCATAAATCTTACTATCCAGGCCATTTCTAACGTCTTTattccttctcatcaatgaCTTGTGTGGCACCATCTTTTTGTAGTTGTAAATGTGCCTCTACACATCAGACTCTCGAGCATCACGCCCAGCAACCCACCAACAATAACACCAGTAGTCTCGCCGACGCCCACTATCTGAAGACCAAATTCCAAATTGATTCCCGACTCGAAAGACTTATCTTGCAGCGCTCGGTCGAAAATAGTCATATAGACTGCTCCTCCGCCAAGACCGGCCCCGAAAGCCAGTAATCCAACAAGGACTtctgctgagaagatcagAAAGGTCGAGTTGGCGAGCAAGATGAATGTCGAAGCTCCGATTATGGTAAAAGCGGCCTTGGTACTGGTGGGTCGGAAGAGAAGCGTGTGCGTTCGGGAGATAAAGTTGCCGAGCTGGAAAGCAAGGCCGTAGGTGGTGAAgtaagagaagaaggacgtgTACGATGTAGGAAGAGGCAAGGCTCGAGCTATGCCTGGGTATGCCAAAGCCTGAATAGCAAATGCTCCGAACAAAGGCATCATGAATGGTCGAATCATGGCTTTAGTAAGATTGAGTCGGTTTCTCGTGCTGAGCATGCGTGAGAGCTGCTCAACGGGATCCTGGGCTAGCAGAGAAgcatcctcgacatccaCCTTTGACACTTCTTGTTGCGCGTGAGGATAGTTGACGGGTGCGCCTGGGAGGACGACAAAGAATGCCACGAGCATGGCACCTGTAAGTGCATAAATGCAGTCAATAAAGTCCCGTAAAAAGGACTCGAGCCAAACAGTCAAGACAAAGGGTAGGATTGCGCAAAACACAGCCCCAGCTCCAACGCCAGCGCCCCATCCCGCGAGTCCAACACGGCCGTAATATCGTAACATTCCCAGAAACGAAACTTCCATTGCAGCAGCGGATATCGATGCCAAAACTGATGTCAAGATTCGAAGTGGCGGTGCAATATTAGGCGGCGTGACGTTTGTGACGATGGCCACTATGATCCAACCCGCTCCAATAGTGAGAGGACGCATCCAGTAGGGAACACGGTGAAGAACATGTGGCATTAACAGCTTCGTCGCCAGAGCTGGAAGAgtctcgatgagaagaacgATCCATCGCGGATAAGGAATGATGAGATAATTTGCTGAGTGTACGATGAAGGGCACAATCGCATTCACGAGGCCTGAAAGTGAGTGGTCAGTTGATGCTTCATGTGAAGACAGTCAAAATTACCGAGAATCGCGAACCCGAGGTACGTTAGCATTGTGAGACTCAACCTCGAGCTCCTCTGAGCATTCGTATTAAACTCCATCACTCGAATTCCCCATGAAAGATTAAGAATAAAGAATCgaaggggaaaaaagaggCTTTTCAACAAAGAACAAATTAACCGATACTTTAAAGTCAATAAATGTAATGTAAGCTTATTTATCCCTTCGCCTTGGCCGAATACGGTTTACGGAGGCCCAAACACCGCGCGCGGATAAATACGAGAGGCCATGACTCTAATACCTTGCTTGCATAAGGAATATAGAGCATCTTGTCACGAATCAATTCATCACCAGCGTAAAATGACGTACGGAGATtggatggaagaggaagctgATGTAGAGCCTCTTGTCGGACCACGTGGGGCTGCAACCAAGGGCACGATGCCGAGTGATTGGCTGTAGCGTATTGATTGATATTGATTCAACGCTAAAGATCTGCGGTCGATAGTGGGTTCATGATGGATTACAGAGGCTAGAGTCATGATACCTAGATAAGGTAGACTACAGTATCATGAGAGacgaaagagaagagataaGATGACGATCATGTATCACGAGGGTCTTAGATTCTATTGTCCAAGATGATTATAGCACTCCCATCAACATGATCAAGGTGATTCAATGAACTCGTCTTCAATATCACATCGCTCGTCCtccaggatgagaagagcccCAAATGCTGACCCTGAAGATGCTTCGTTTCCATCTGCCCAGTCAGCCCACCCTGTTCTGGCTCAGTTGAAGCCCTCATGGTTCATACCGCGATACCTAAAAAGCTTCAGGTGGATAGTCATCACCCTCACATTCATTCTTGCCTCTTGGATAACATATACGGGACTTGTAAGTCAACCAaacttcaccatcaccaactcaACTAACAACATCAGCTTTCTCAACCACCAAATCATATTCTTCCCAGCCATCATGATTTATCAACTCTCACCGTCAAAGATCTCAAAGCTCTCGCAGTCCCTCAACGATCCTCCAAACCAAGCGCATCCCGTCGCATGCGTCTCTTCATGCCCGCAGACTCACCGCACATCAACCTCTGCAAGACCATAATGTCCGCCGTCGCGATGGGTTATCCAATGCCCATTCTCCTAAACTGGAAGCGTGAATACAATCGACCTGCATGGCACTTTGCAGGCAGCCACATCGCCAAGCTCGAAAGTCTCCTTGCCGCTATCGAAACACTTCTTGAATCGAAAAGCGACGATGTAGGCCATGACGATGTAGCGGTGCTGGTCGATGCCTATGATATGTGGTTTCAACTTCCGCCTTCTGTTTTGCTAGAACGATATCATCGTCTTAACAGTGAAGCTGATGCAAGGATACGCAAACAGTGGAAAGATCTCGGCATTGACACTGACTTTCCTATACCACCACCTCGCCAAGACATAATCGTCACTACAGCAAAAGATTGTTTTCCAGACTCCTATTCTGGGTCTGATCCTCACTATGAGCATTGGCCTGAATCGCCTATGCCGAAAGACATGTATGGACAAGACACAGATAAAGTCCCATGGTCTTTCGATCCAGCGCGCAAGTACAAAAAGGTCCGGCCACGATGTGTGAACAGCGGTCTTATCATGGGATCTATGGGAGCATTGAGAGATGTTCTAAAAAGATCCAAAGAAAAAATTGATGCAGTGGCCATGA
This region includes:
- a CDS encoding hypothetical protein (BUSCO:EOG09262KJA), with amino-acid sequence MDFNSSSPFPEGVISFLDTDLYKLTMQCAVFKFFKDVPVTYAYTNRTPDKKLSRTAFKWLEEQIRKLGNISLSTDEYLFLKKHCDYLSDDYLNFLKEFRLSPREQVVATFTPVGEDNGDDSIEGDVDIQIKGTWVDTILYEIPMLALTSEAYFKFMDTDWNYEGQEKQAFEKGLKLLEAGCITSEFGTRRRRDYHTQALVFRGLVQASKEAEKKGFPGKLSGTSNVHLAMRFNIPPVGTVAHEWFMGVAAIIGDYRSATEVALRHWVACFGNKLGIALTDTFGTQEFLRAFTQPVQTIEGGFPAETFKKADGTMKTYAETFAGIRQDSGDPAEYTKWMKEFYDKQGITDKKLIVFSDSLNIERCLEYKKIAEDLGFQPTFGVGTYLTNDFVHLTTGKKSVPLNIVIKISSAAGRPAVKISDNIGKNTGDKETVEKVKQELGYVEREWKEGDETSRWGKE
- a CDS encoding hypothetical protein (EggNog:ENOG41), translated to MMKRRTHNKSRHGCRNCKKRHVKCDEGGPPCTNCLARNLEGCSYLTEPPTQLPATETRRRIELELMHRWTSSSYKSLASIPEDNQWLQEDMASWALKHEYLLQGMFAFSALQVALCGGAVVVEEDYDTYYAKLAVEYYDKASRSFRAQLENVNSENAQKIFMFSFLAVAVNMALGQCSAFEELHEGVLERMVTLWELLMGNASIANQHFDALISGALSRSTEALMLRTQLQTETPTSLSKETEEALESLSTIINKACEAPSGSTPHNQSEASVRISSYRTSFSAIQTCFVQDSKDVFKGMAIGFPALAGREFGLALKSSDPVALLLMVFWGVQLDTLGKIAWWVGTFGKKMVNEVSEMLWEPDPEFEVMTMSEWRECITWARTEVGLTPIVETTDE
- a CDS encoding hypothetical protein (EggNog:ENOG41), whose translation is MEVSFLGMLRYYGRVGLAGWGAGVGAGAVFCAILPFVLTVWLESFLRDFIDCIYALTGAMLVAFFVVLPGAPVNYPHAQQEVSKVDVEDASLLAQDPVEQLSRMLSTRNRLNLTKAMIRPFMMPLFGAFAIQALAYPGIARALPLPTSYTSFFSYFTTYGLAFQLGNFISRTHTLLFRPTSTKAAFTIIGASTFILLANSTFLIFSAEVLVGLLAFGAGLGGGAVYMTIFDRALQDKSFESGINLEFGLQIVGVGETTGVIVDGATQVIDEKE